Proteins encoded within one genomic window of Oncorhynchus keta strain PuntledgeMale-10-30-2019 chromosome 12, Oket_V2, whole genome shotgun sequence:
- the LOC118391594 gene encoding cyclin-G2-like: protein MEAVKLMRELKTNFEQEMNYLPKETGLHLIESTRENASQGISAKCRDVKVEDLWSLTSFFGYSTQTFVLAVNLLDRFLAMMKVQPKHLACISISCLHIAAKAVEEDCNLSSTNELIRISQCKFTVSDLTRMEKIISEKLNFQLEAITALTFLHLYHRITRSHTSDRKEALNLDTLEAHLKACLCRITFSKAKPSILALSLLTQEIEAMQSVDMLEIAHSVQRHLKITDTELLHWRGLVAKCLSDYSSPECSRPNNKKLVWIVSRRTAQNLHTSYCNVPELPTIPEDCWDQSEDSCEDMSSGEESLSSSLGSDAEGPYFPLHFRCQSNHRNKYHHPNPL from the exons ATGGAAGCCGTTAAACTTATGAGGGAGCTGAAAACCAATTTTGAACAGGAGATGAATTATCTTCCGAAAGAAACGGGACTCCACTTGATCGAATCAACCAGAGAG AATGCCAGCCAAGGAATCTCAGCTAAATGTAGGGACGTCAAAGTGGAAGACCTCTGGAGCCTAACCAGTTTCTTTGGGTACAGCACCCAGACCTTCGTTCTGGCAGTCAACCTGCTAGATAGATTTTTGGCCATGATGAAG GTCCAACCCAAACATCTAGCCTGCATTAGCATCAGCTGCCTCCACATCGCAGCCAAAGCAGTCGAAGAGGATTGTAACTTGTCTTCCACCAATGAACTTATTCGTATCAGCCAGTGCAAGTTTACAGTTTCGGACCTCACTCGCATGGAGAAGATAATTTCAGAGAAACTCAACTTCCAACTCGAAGCCATCACAGCCTTAACCTTTTTGCACCTATACCATAGAATCACACGCTCACACACCTCAGACAG GAAGGAGGCCCTGAACCTCGACACACTAGAGGCCCACCTCAAAGCCTGCCTCTGCCGCATCACATTCTCCAAAGCTAAA CCGTCCATCTTGGCCCTGTCCCTCCTCACTCAAGAGATTGAAGCCATGCAGTCTGTTGACATGCTAGAAATAGCACATAGTGTTCAGAGACATCTGAAG ATCACCGACACGGAGCTGCTACACTGGAGGGGGCTCGTAGCCAAGTGTCTGTCTGACTACTCTTCCCCTGAATGTAGCAGACCCAACAATAAGAAGCTCGTCTGGATCGTGTCGAGAAGGACAGCTCAGAACCTACACACCAGCTACTGCAACGTCCCTGAACTGCCGACCATTCCCGAGGACTGCTGGGACCAAAG CGAGGACTCGTGTGAAGACATGAGTTCTGGGGAGGAGAGCCTGAGCAGTTCCCTGGGTTCTGATGCAGAGGGACCTTACTTTCCTCTTCACTTCCGCTGCCAGAGCAACCACCGAAACAAATACCACCATCCCAACCCCCTGTGA